One Frankia alni ACN14a DNA window includes the following coding sequences:
- a CDS encoding acyl-CoA dehydrogenase family protein — protein MAWDFETDRAFAEQLEWVDAFVREEVEPLDHVLREPFDKTDEVANAIVQPLQHLVRERGLWAAHLGPELGGSGYGQVHLALLNEILGRSRWAPSVFGCQAPDSGNAEILAHFGTPEQRARYLQPLLDGRISSCYSMTEPQAGADPTLFRASARLDGDEWVLRGEKWFSTNARYASFFLVMAITDPDAGPYERASMFIVPAGTPGLEIVRNVALGHEAPELGAHGYVRYDDVRIPADHLLGQRGRAFAIAQTRLGGGRIHHAMRTIAMARRVFDAMCERALSRQVRSGPLASLGVVQEQIADSWIEIEQFRLLVLRTAWLIDKHNDYRRVRRDIAAVKVAMPKVLHDISRRALHLHGALGISNEMNFVEMLVAAELLGLADGPTEVHRVTIAREVLKDHRAVETLFPSDHLPTLREAATRRFADRLGGGGLGGGGLGGLDDGVASAQA, from the coding sequence ATGGCGTGGGACTTCGAGACGGACCGGGCGTTCGCCGAGCAGCTCGAGTGGGTCGACGCGTTCGTGCGGGAGGAGGTCGAGCCGCTGGATCATGTCCTGCGGGAGCCGTTCGACAAGACCGACGAGGTGGCGAACGCGATCGTGCAACCGCTGCAGCACCTCGTGCGGGAGCGCGGGCTGTGGGCCGCCCACCTCGGGCCCGAGCTCGGCGGATCCGGCTACGGGCAGGTACACCTCGCGCTGCTCAACGAGATCCTCGGCCGCTCCCGCTGGGCGCCGTCGGTGTTCGGCTGCCAGGCGCCGGACTCCGGCAACGCCGAGATCCTCGCCCACTTCGGCACGCCCGAGCAGCGGGCCCGCTACCTCCAGCCGCTGCTCGACGGCCGGATCAGCTCGTGCTATTCGATGACCGAGCCGCAGGCCGGCGCCGACCCGACGCTGTTCCGCGCCTCCGCCCGCCTCGACGGCGACGAGTGGGTCCTGCGCGGCGAGAAGTGGTTCTCCACCAACGCCCGCTACGCCAGCTTCTTCCTGGTCATGGCGATCACCGATCCGGACGCCGGCCCGTACGAGCGCGCCAGCATGTTCATCGTGCCGGCGGGCACGCCCGGTCTGGAGATCGTCCGCAACGTGGCACTCGGCCACGAGGCGCCCGAGCTCGGCGCGCACGGGTACGTCCGCTACGACGACGTGCGCATCCCGGCCGATCACCTGCTCGGGCAGCGCGGCCGGGCGTTCGCGATCGCCCAGACCCGCCTCGGCGGCGGCCGCATCCACCACGCGATGCGGACCATCGCCATGGCCCGCCGAGTCTTCGACGCGATGTGCGAACGGGCCCTGTCGCGCCAGGTGCGCTCCGGCCCGCTGGCCTCCCTCGGCGTGGTGCAGGAGCAGATCGCCGACAGCTGGATCGAGATCGAGCAGTTCCGCCTGCTGGTGCTGCGCACGGCCTGGCTGATCGACAAGCACAACGACTACCGCCGGGTCCGCCGCGACATCGCCGCGGTGAAGGTGGCGATGCCGAAGGTGCTGCACGACATCTCCCGCCGCGCGCTGCACCTGCACGGCGCGCTCGGGATCTCCAACGAGATGAACTTCGTCGAGATGCTGGTCGCCGCGGAGCTGCTCGGCCTCGCCGACGGTCCCACCGAGGTGCACCGGGTCACGATCGCCCGCGAGGTCCTCAAGGATCACCGCGCGGTCGAGACGCTGTTCCCGAGCGACCACCTGCCGACCCTGCGGGAGGCGGCCACCCGCCGGTTCGCCGACCGCCTCGGCGGCGGCGGTCTCGGCGGCGGCGGTCTCGGCGGCCTCGATGACGGTGTCGCCTCGGCGCAGGCATGA
- a CDS encoding SRPBCC family protein, which produces MPQVSDDLVTDRPIEAVFDFAATAGHWPRWHPAARRVEGAVDRPARLGDRILEQVTVAGVDNTVTWTIVDCERPQRLAFTTDVDAGQVRIGYALAALADGRTRFRRTVDFPDLGPAFADAMRAQSVEGLANLARLLAEGGADPAPAAAADPVG; this is translated from the coding sequence ATGCCGCAGGTAAGCGACGATCTCGTCACCGACCGGCCGATCGAGGCCGTGTTCGACTTCGCCGCCACGGCCGGGCACTGGCCCCGGTGGCACCCGGCCGCGCGGCGCGTCGAGGGCGCGGTCGACCGTCCGGCCCGGCTCGGCGACCGAATCCTGGAGCAGGTGACGGTCGCCGGCGTCGACAACACCGTGACCTGGACGATCGTCGACTGCGAGCGTCCGCAGCGGCTGGCGTTCACCACCGACGTCGACGCCGGTCAGGTGCGGATCGGCTACGCCCTGGCCGCACTGGCCGACGGACGAACCCGGTTCCGGCGGACGGTGGACTTCCCCGACCTGGGCCCCGCGTTCGCCGACGCGATGCGCGCGCAGTCCGTCGAGGGGCTCGCCAACCTCGCCCGCCTGCTGGCCGAGGGCGGCGCCGACCCCGCTCCCGCCGCTGCCGCCGACCCCGTGGGGTGA
- a CDS encoding acyl-CoA thioesterase: MLPVTHRPDRDGAVSRHRHVPFFLALEIASQAWARALATTCEGLLSPADLAVVDVASTYRRELFTGDVLFDVSLAKFGTSSLTFALELTQHDHSAANLTATLVKVDADRLHSMPFTAEQRAGLERLLLV; this comes from the coding sequence ATGCTGCCGGTGACACACCGGCCGGATCGTGACGGCGCGGTGAGCCGACACCGCCACGTCCCCTTCTTCCTGGCCCTGGAGATCGCCTCGCAGGCCTGGGCGCGGGCGCTCGCGACGACCTGTGAGGGGCTGCTCTCCCCCGCCGATCTCGCCGTCGTCGACGTGGCCAGCACCTACCGCCGGGAGCTGTTCACCGGCGACGTCCTGTTCGACGTCAGCCTGGCGAAGTTCGGCACGAGCTCGCTGACCTTCGCCCTGGAACTCACCCAGCACGACCACTCGGCGGCGAACCTGACCGCGACCCTGGTCAAGGTCGACGCCGACCGGCTGCACTCGATGCCCTTCACCGCCGAGCAGCGCGCCGGCCTGGAGCGGCTCCTGCTCGTCTGA
- a CDS encoding TIGR03619 family F420-dependent LLM class oxidoreductase, producing the protein MDLCLFARPGLAPDGEFDAFLAMARQADVAGLHSLCFGEHLVIAPDTSRYPYGPWGHPPDTAWPDPLLSLAAVAAVTERIRLSTAVLLAPLRPGLVLAKEVATLDVISHGRVELGVGTGWQSEEYAGVGLAWDERRRRFDEVIETCRLAWGEQPFSLPLDAGRLDAAGGDAVGRGTGRLDGLTARPVPVQRRIPLYYGVAATAANVRRIARLGDGWTPVGVTAEQVRAGVTALRSAYADAGRDPATLVVRVPLPPVPDAAGGIDAARTVAAAEPYLEAGATMAVAGPNHRLRSAAEAGELIEGLAAAAKAL; encoded by the coding sequence GTGGACCTCTGCCTGTTCGCCCGGCCCGGCCTGGCCCCCGACGGCGAGTTCGACGCCTTCCTCGCGATGGCCCGCCAGGCCGACGTGGCCGGGCTGCACTCGCTGTGCTTCGGCGAGCACCTCGTGATCGCGCCCGACACCTCGCGCTACCCGTACGGGCCCTGGGGCCACCCGCCCGACACCGCCTGGCCCGATCCGCTGCTGTCGCTGGCCGCGGTCGCCGCGGTCACCGAGCGGATCCGGCTGTCGACCGCGGTGCTGCTCGCCCCGCTGCGGCCCGGTCTCGTGCTCGCGAAGGAGGTCGCGACCCTCGACGTGATCTCCCACGGGCGGGTCGAGCTCGGCGTCGGGACCGGCTGGCAGTCCGAGGAGTACGCCGGTGTCGGGCTGGCCTGGGACGAGCGCCGGCGCCGCTTCGACGAGGTGATCGAGACCTGCCGGCTGGCCTGGGGCGAGCAGCCGTTCTCCCTACCGCTCGACGCCGGCCGCCTCGACGCCGCCGGCGGTGACGCCGTCGGCCGTGGTACCGGCCGCCTCGACGGCCTGACCGCGCGGCCCGTGCCGGTCCAGCGCCGCATCCCGCTCTACTACGGCGTGGCCGCGACGGCGGCGAACGTCCGCCGCATCGCCCGGCTCGGCGACGGGTGGACGCCGGTCGGCGTCACCGCCGAGCAGGTGCGCGCCGGCGTGACCGCGCTGCGCTCTGCGTACGCCGACGCCGGCCGCGACCCGGCGACACTCGTCGTGCGGGTGCCGCTGCCCCCCGTGCCCGACGCGGCCGGCGGGATCGACGCGGCACGCACCGTCGCCGCCGCCGAGCCCTACCTCGAGGCCGGGGCGACCATGGCCGTCGCCGGCCCCAACCACCGCCTGCGCTCGGCCGCGGAGGCGGGGGAGCTGATCGAAGGCCTTGCGGCCGCGGCGAAGGCACTCTGA
- a CDS encoding bifunctional 3-(3-hydroxy-phenyl)propionate/3-hydroxycinnamic acid hydroxylase: MDDDVQVLAPGRSPLSIPAPRVAGSQDDPDVQPDSRVRDDPHVRDDPQVDVLIAGYGPVGAVLAALLGGRGLSVAVVDPQHEPVPLPRAVSLDEEILRLLVRLPGLGDLLDHVHASERSTILGPSRRVLIELGLGESELGMPAAAFFHQPTLERDLRAGIATLPTVRTHLGRAVTALHQHPRTGTGTGTSNTGTGTGTSTSTSNTGTTGTTGTSGTIRHDDGGVTVELDDGSRLRARWVVGCDGAASPVRRMLGIGYQGSTFTQRWLVVDVTAPAPLAHLPYFTYSCDPRRPSVSMPMPGGHRWEWMLLPGEDPERMAAPDGVRALLRPWVDPDQVQVARTAVYTFHARTADRWRRGRVLLAGDAAHSMPPFSGQGLGAGVRDAAALAWRLDEILRGLAGDDLLDSYERERRRHVETVIAGALRIGRILQTTDPTVSRLTRALLFTLDRTPGLRQALRGGAIQQRPRLPGQVAGPLPGAGLVLPNPRLRTLDGRRCHLDDLLTDGWTLIGLGGDPVAGLDPAARAWADRRGVTAFAVVAPGGLRTLAGVTCPAVEDLDGTLIRLLTAPRLARVARLAHPTRVGRGSSATDVSPAPRAVAPRAVASRAVASRAVAPRVAVVRPDRFLLGIFSTPPRGTDLPGFVDPPGRSDMLHAELDRVDRPDSVDLVAAAVTPAP; the protein is encoded by the coding sequence GTGGACGACGATGTCCAGGTGCTGGCCCCAGGGCGTTCGCCTCTGTCGATCCCGGCACCGCGGGTGGCCGGATCGCAGGATGACCCGGACGTCCAGCCTGACTCGCGAGTCCGGGATGACCCGCACGTCCGGGATGACCCGCAGGTCGACGTGCTGATCGCGGGTTACGGCCCGGTCGGCGCCGTGCTGGCCGCCCTGCTCGGCGGACGCGGGCTGTCGGTGGCCGTCGTCGACCCGCAGCACGAGCCCGTGCCGCTGCCCCGCGCGGTGAGCCTCGACGAGGAGATCCTGCGCCTGCTGGTCCGGCTGCCGGGCCTCGGTGACCTGCTCGACCACGTCCACGCCTCGGAGCGCAGCACGATCCTCGGGCCCAGCCGGCGGGTCCTCATCGAGCTGGGCCTCGGCGAGAGCGAGCTCGGCATGCCCGCCGCGGCCTTCTTCCACCAGCCCACACTCGAACGTGACCTGCGTGCCGGCATCGCCACCCTGCCGACGGTCCGAACCCATCTCGGCCGCGCCGTCACCGCCCTGCACCAGCACCCCCGGACCGGCACCGGCACCGGCACCAGCAACACCGGCACCGGCACCGGCACCAGCACCAGCACCAGCAACACCGGCACCACTGGCACCACTGGCACCAGCGGCACCATCCGCCACGACGACGGCGGCGTGACCGTCGAACTGGACGACGGCAGCCGGCTACGCGCCCGCTGGGTCGTCGGCTGCGACGGTGCCGCGAGCCCCGTGCGACGCATGCTCGGCATCGGCTACCAGGGCTCCACCTTCACGCAGCGCTGGCTGGTCGTCGACGTCACCGCCCCGGCGCCGCTGGCGCACCTGCCGTACTTCACCTACAGCTGCGATCCGCGACGCCCGTCGGTCAGCATGCCCATGCCCGGGGGTCACCGGTGGGAGTGGATGCTCCTGCCCGGCGAGGATCCGGAGCGGATGGCCGCGCCCGACGGCGTGCGCGCGCTGCTGCGCCCCTGGGTCGACCCGGACCAGGTCCAGGTCGCCCGCACGGCCGTCTACACCTTCCACGCCCGCACAGCCGACCGGTGGCGGCGGGGACGCGTCCTGCTCGCCGGCGACGCGGCGCACAGCATGCCACCGTTCAGCGGGCAGGGCCTGGGCGCGGGCGTCCGCGACGCCGCCGCCCTCGCCTGGCGACTCGACGAGATCCTGCGCGGCCTCGCCGGCGACGACCTGCTGGACAGCTACGAACGAGAACGGCGCCGGCACGTCGAGACGGTGATCGCCGGAGCGCTGCGGATCGGCCGCATCCTGCAGACCACCGACCCGACCGTCTCCCGGCTCACCCGCGCCCTGCTGTTCACCCTCGACCGCACCCCGGGTCTGCGCCAGGCACTGCGTGGCGGTGCCATCCAACAGCGACCCCGCCTCCCCGGGCAGGTCGCCGGCCCCCTGCCGGGCGCCGGCCTCGTCCTGCCCAATCCCCGCCTGCGCACTCTCGACGGCCGCCGCTGCCACCTCGACGATCTTCTCACGGACGGGTGGACGCTGATCGGCCTCGGCGGTGACCCCGTCGCCGGCCTGGATCCGGCGGCGCGCGCCTGGGCGGACCGGCGCGGCGTCACCGCGTTCGCGGTCGTGGCACCCGGCGGCCTGCGCACCCTCGCCGGGGTGACCTGCCCGGCCGTCGAGGATCTGGACGGCACCCTGATCCGCCTGCTGACCGCCCCCCGCCTGGCCCGCGTCGCCCGCCTGGCCCACCCGACCCGCGTGGGCCGCGGGAGTTCGGCCACGGACGTGAGCCCGGCCCCACGGGCCGTTGCACCGAGGGCCGTCGCGTCGAGGGCCGTCGCGTCGAGGGCCGTCGCACCGAGGGTCGCCGTCGTCCGACCCGACCGTTTCCTGCTGGGCATTTTTTCGACCCCACCGCGCGGGACCGATCTCCCGGGATTCGTCGATCCGCCCGGCCGCAGCGACATGCTCCACGCGGAACTCGATCGGGTCGATCGCCCCGATTCCGTCGACCTCGTCGCCGCGGCCGTTACCCCGGCCCCGTAG
- a CDS encoding SDR family NAD(P)-dependent oxidoreductase — translation MRIEQGQVAVVTGAASGIGYGLAEALAARGVHVVLSDVQTDAVERAAATLAAAGATTLAVAADVGDADQVGALAAATIDRFGRVDLVCNNAGVVSRPAPMWEQGLASWRWLIDVALLGVVHGVHHFVPHLIRQGGGHVLNTASVGGLMPLPTLTPYNAVKHAVIGLTETLDLELRAVAPTLGASVLCPGPVATALSETSRANRPAGARTPDPTDTLADRAAQRGGSVLLPADVARIALEGVEADRVHILTNPETAAGVRARVEALLADVPW, via the coding sequence ATGAGGATCGAACAGGGGCAGGTCGCGGTGGTGACGGGGGCGGCCAGCGGCATCGGGTACGGGCTGGCCGAGGCGCTGGCCGCCCGGGGCGTTCACGTCGTCCTGTCCGACGTGCAGACCGACGCCGTCGAGCGGGCCGCCGCCACGCTCGCCGCGGCCGGGGCCACGACGCTCGCGGTCGCGGCCGACGTCGGCGACGCCGACCAGGTGGGCGCCCTCGCCGCGGCCACGATCGACCGGTTCGGCCGGGTGGACCTGGTGTGCAACAACGCCGGCGTGGTGAGCCGGCCGGCGCCGATGTGGGAGCAGGGTCTGGCCAGTTGGCGCTGGCTGATCGACGTGGCGCTGCTCGGGGTGGTCCACGGCGTGCACCACTTCGTGCCGCACCTGATCCGCCAGGGTGGCGGCCACGTCCTCAACACCGCGTCCGTCGGCGGCCTCATGCCGCTGCCGACGTTGACGCCGTACAACGCTGTCAAGCATGCCGTCATCGGGCTGACCGAGACGCTCGACCTGGAGCTTCGGGCGGTCGCCCCCACCCTCGGCGCGAGCGTGCTGTGCCCCGGGCCGGTGGCGACGGCGCTCAGCGAGACGTCGCGGGCGAACCGGCCGGCGGGGGCGCGGACACCCGACCCGACCGACACCCTCGCCGACCGGGCGGCGCAGCGCGGCGGCTCCGTCCTGCTACCGGCGGACGTCGCCCGGATCGCGCTCGAGGGCGTCGAGGCCGACCGGGTTCACATCCTCACCAACCCGGAGACGGCGGCGGGGGTGCGAGCGCGCGTCGAGGCGCTGCTCGCCGACGTGCCCTGGTAG
- a CDS encoding NAD(P)/FAD-dependent oxidoreductase: MYDVIVVGARCAGSPLAMLLARHGHRVLAVDRATFPSDTVSTHFIHQAGLARLRDWGLLDRLRATGVPPVQHMTFSYDGIHAEGFAGAIDGVAEVLCPRRTVLDALLVDAARAAGAEVIEGFTVTGTIVTDGRVAGIRGYDADGTETAFAGRFVVGADGVESTVARLVGAEVYRDVPASGFVYYSYFDGLDWGFHNRTAHGRQFASCPTHDGRTMVAVMRRRDAYGAFRADVEESFRSVVAGVVPEFGADLRAATRAERFRGLRYADSYYRRSHGPGWALVGDAGYHKDPLTAWGITDAFRHAELLAEALHRGLAGESPIDGAVAGYAARRDRETAGTFAFTVTVAALALPPFLHAVLSAATRSPAYRAKFFAMVGGGYPGEEFFAPDHLAALYEEVGTPPALRLLPPAPAPAAQP; the protein is encoded by the coding sequence ATGTACGACGTGATCGTCGTCGGGGCGCGGTGCGCGGGCTCGCCGCTGGCCATGCTGCTGGCCCGCCACGGCCACCGGGTGCTGGCCGTGGACCGGGCGACCTTTCCGAGCGACACCGTGTCGACGCACTTCATCCACCAGGCGGGCCTCGCCCGGCTGCGGGACTGGGGGCTGCTCGACCGCCTGCGGGCGACGGGGGTGCCGCCGGTGCAGCACATGACCTTCTCGTACGACGGCATCCACGCCGAGGGGTTCGCCGGGGCGATCGACGGCGTCGCCGAGGTCCTCTGCCCGCGCCGTACGGTGCTCGACGCGCTGCTCGTCGACGCGGCCCGCGCGGCCGGCGCCGAGGTGATCGAGGGCTTCACCGTCACCGGGACGATCGTCACCGACGGCCGGGTGGCGGGGATCCGGGGATACGACGCCGACGGCACCGAGACCGCCTTCGCCGGACGGTTCGTCGTCGGCGCGGACGGGGTCGAGTCGACGGTCGCCCGGTTGGTGGGCGCGGAGGTCTACCGCGACGTGCCCGCGAGCGGATTCGTCTACTACTCCTACTTCGACGGACTCGACTGGGGCTTCCACAACCGGACGGCGCACGGGCGGCAGTTCGCGAGCTGCCCCACCCACGACGGGCGCACCATGGTCGCGGTCATGCGCCGCCGGGACGCCTACGGCGCGTTCCGGGCCGACGTCGAGGAGAGCTTCCGGTCCGTGGTGGCAGGCGTCGTGCCCGAGTTCGGCGCGGACCTTCGGGCCGCCACGCGGGCCGAACGCTTCCGGGGGCTGCGCTACGCCGACAGCTACTACCGCCGGTCCCACGGACCGGGCTGGGCCCTGGTCGGAGACGCCGGCTATCACAAGGACCCGCTCACCGCCTGGGGCATCACCGACGCCTTCCGCCACGCCGAGCTGCTCGCCGAGGCCCTGCACCGGGGGCTGGCGGGCGAGTCCCCGATCGACGGCGCCGTCGCGGGCTACGCGGCGCGGCGCGACCGGGAGACCGCCGGCACCTTCGCGTTCACCGTCACGGTGGCGGCGCTCGCGCTGCCACCGTTCCTGCACGCGGTGCTGTCCGCGGCGACGCGCAGCCCGGCCTACCGCGCGAAGTTCTTCGCCATGGTCGGCGGAGGCTACCCCGGCGAGGAGTTCTTCGCCCCCGATCACCTCGCCGCCCTCTACGAGGAGGTCGGCACCCCGCCCGCCCTGCGCCTGCTACCCCCCGCGCCGGCGCCCGCCGCCCAGCCCTGA
- a CDS encoding phosphotransferase family protein, whose amino-acid sequence MSGAVDGPAVAVPGVDLGRLAAWMDDQGLPAGPITAVERLAGGTQNVLVRFDRGGLRFVLRRPPVHKRPDSDRTMRREARVLAALASTAVPHPRLLAACADETVLGAAFYLMEPVDGANPTVELPAGYRTSPGWRHRLGLAMAEGAAAIAAVDHVAAGLADLGRPDGYLERQVGRWRSQLESYHTLPGYPGPEAPELDAIGAWLDAHRPDDFRPGLVHGDYHLANVLVTADRPALAAIIDWELATIGDPLLDLGGLLSTWPGPEGPPPGALGVRPWDGFPTAAELVARYGEVSGRDLRSLPWYEVLAGYKIGIILEGTYARACAGQADPAVGRQLRATARRLFAQASARIAAA is encoded by the coding sequence ATGAGCGGGGCCGTGGACGGTCCGGCGGTCGCCGTGCCCGGGGTGGACCTCGGCCGCCTGGCCGCGTGGATGGACGACCAGGGTCTGCCGGCGGGGCCGATCACCGCCGTCGAACGGCTCGCCGGCGGCACCCAGAACGTGCTCGTCCGGTTCGACCGCGGCGGGCTGCGATTCGTGCTGCGCCGTCCGCCCGTGCACAAGCGGCCCGACAGCGACCGGACGATGCGCCGCGAGGCCCGCGTGCTCGCCGCGCTCGCGTCCACGGCCGTGCCGCACCCCCGGCTGCTCGCCGCCTGCGCCGACGAGACCGTCCTGGGCGCGGCCTTCTACCTGATGGAACCGGTCGACGGCGCCAATCCCACGGTCGAGCTGCCCGCCGGTTACCGGACCTCGCCGGGCTGGCGGCACCGGCTGGGTCTCGCGATGGCCGAGGGGGCCGCCGCGATCGCCGCCGTCGACCACGTCGCCGCCGGCCTCGCGGATCTCGGCCGCCCCGACGGCTACCTGGAACGCCAGGTCGGCCGCTGGCGTAGTCAGCTCGAGAGCTATCACACGCTGCCCGGCTACCCGGGGCCCGAGGCACCGGAGCTGGATGCGATCGGTGCCTGGCTCGACGCCCACCGGCCCGACGACTTCCGCCCCGGGCTGGTGCACGGCGACTACCATCTCGCCAACGTGCTCGTGACGGCGGACCGCCCGGCGCTCGCCGCGATCATCGACTGGGAGCTGGCGACCATCGGCGATCCCCTGCTCGACCTCGGTGGCCTGCTCAGCACCTGGCCCGGTCCCGAGGGGCCACCCCCCGGGGCGCTGGGCGTGCGTCCCTGGGACGGGTTCCCCACGGCCGCCGAGCTCGTCGCCCGCTACGGCGAGGTCAGCGGCCGGGACCTGCGGTCCCTGCCCTGGTACGAGGTCCTCGCCGGCTACAAGATCGGGATCATCCTGGAGGGGACCTACGCCCGCGCCTGCGCCGGCCAGGCCGATCCCGCGGTCGGCCGGCAGCTGCGCGCGACCGCCCGGCGGCTGTTCGCCCAGGCGAGCGCGCGCATCGCGGCGGCATGA
- a CDS encoding carotenoid oxygenase family protein, with amino-acid sequence MGHALHHALEASQEYDLELTVTAGRWPDALTGELFLIGPAQPTDVRFMFAGPGILTHVDLAARRWRTTRVRTPDLALYTALRQALPAEDFAALALGARPSLTNVAPHFYRDRLVLTGISQRPVEVDPITADFHSFLGGVDEYPEVAAHPLFPGVRTAAHPVEDLDEGCMWWCNTRLHPQGTSTTDVEGTLWVARWDGAGPVDTWCVPGAHLVQGVHEVTVTQDYVIVTEIGFQQEPGSVAGRNRTKPHLPFTDIYLVAKRDLTAARRGRTVPVTHARVPYESFHHFADYRQDGDDVTLYIAHSNGWDLNYSLAASDRVWRTGTALAPGLHGFISAPVDASPVGRYVIDGRTGEVRDSRLFLAPHQHWATLLYGRDMRRGALERGRYLWQAYWGCDPEMLVARIVELYATHPWRVVPVDRLPTREIPSSLVCLDLESMTEQSAWSFPAGTVGESPVYVPDPAGGAGWAVIVVHHADRSELQVFDALALGAGPVAVAGAPGLKLSVQFHSAYSPTLRTRPPDYRRSFADDLDPSWKDLPVPARTVIARVLEQYG; translated from the coding sequence ATGGGCCACGCTCTTCACCATGCCCTCGAGGCGAGCCAGGAATACGACCTCGAACTCACCGTGACAGCGGGACGATGGCCCGACGCCCTCACCGGCGAGTTGTTTCTCATCGGCCCCGCCCAGCCGACCGACGTCCGTTTCATGTTTGCCGGCCCCGGCATTCTCACCCATGTCGACCTGGCCGCCCGGCGCTGGCGGACGACCCGGGTCCGCACCCCCGACCTGGCGTTGTACACGGCTCTGCGCCAGGCCCTGCCGGCCGAGGACTTCGCCGCGCTCGCCCTCGGGGCACGCCCGTCGCTGACGAACGTCGCGCCGCACTTCTACCGCGACCGGCTGGTGCTCACCGGCATCAGTCAACGTCCGGTCGAAGTCGATCCGATCACCGCGGACTTTCACAGTTTCCTCGGTGGCGTCGACGAGTATCCGGAGGTGGCGGCCCATCCGCTGTTCCCCGGGGTGCGGACGGCGGCGCATCCGGTCGAGGATCTCGACGAGGGCTGCATGTGGTGGTGCAACACCCGGCTGCACCCCCAGGGCACGTCGACGACGGACGTCGAGGGCACACTGTGGGTGGCGCGCTGGGACGGTGCCGGACCCGTGGACACCTGGTGCGTGCCCGGTGCGCACCTCGTGCAGGGCGTCCACGAGGTCACGGTGACACAGGACTACGTCATCGTCACCGAGATCGGTTTCCAGCAGGAGCCGGGCAGCGTCGCCGGCCGCAACCGCACGAAGCCGCACCTGCCGTTCACCGACATCTACCTCGTCGCCAAACGGGACCTGACCGCGGCCCGACGCGGCCGGACGGTCCCGGTGACCCACGCCCGCGTCCCGTACGAGTCGTTCCACCACTTCGCCGACTATCGTCAGGACGGCGACGACGTGACGTTGTACATCGCGCATTCCAACGGCTGGGACCTCAACTACAGCCTGGCCGCCTCCGACCGGGTCTGGCGAACGGGCACCGCCCTCGCCCCGGGACTGCACGGGTTCATCTCGGCGCCCGTCGACGCCTCGCCCGTCGGGCGGTACGTCATCGACGGTCGGACGGGCGAGGTCCGCGACAGCCGGCTGTTCCTGGCCCCGCACCAGCACTGGGCGACCCTGCTGTACGGCCGGGACATGCGCCGCGGCGCACTCGAACGAGGCCGGTACCTCTGGCAGGCGTACTGGGGATGCGACCCGGAGATGCTCGTCGCCCGCATCGTCGAGCTGTACGCCACGCACCCGTGGCGCGTCGTCCCCGTGGACCGCCTGCCGACCCGGGAGATCCCATCCTCCCTGGTCTGCCTCGACCTGGAGTCGATGACGGAGCAGTCGGCGTGGTCCTTTCCCGCCGGCACGGTGGGTGAGTCGCCGGTGTACGTCCCCGATCCCGCGGGCGGCGCGGGCTGGGCGGTCATCGTCGTGCACCACGCCGACCGCAGTGAGCTGCAGGTCTTCGACGCGCTGGCGCTGGGGGCCGGACCGGTGGCCGTCGCCGGCGCACCCGGGCTGAAGCTCTCCGTCCAGTTCCACTCCGCCTACAGCCCGACGCTGCGCACCCGCCCGCCCGACTACCGGCGTTCCTTCGCCGACGACCTCGACCCGAGCTGGAAGGACCTGCCCGTCCCCGCCCGCACCGTGATCGCCCGGGTGCTCGAGCAGTACGGCTGA
- a CDS encoding TetR/AcrR family transcriptional regulator: MSGEHTRRDLLLAAERLFAAGGIDGPSMREISKAAGQLNTSALQYHFGDRQAVLAAIIDRHHRDIETHRLGLLDALELDGEPPVGLPGKIPGEPDGNPGLRALAAALVLPQAARLDHHDGGPEYLQIIAEVTARPEHFATSFATASAAPSMVRWRALVTPFLPPAAVGPPLHRRFAAIRFLNGELATRAREHHRPDHRLFASHLVDLVTAILAAPVSAQTSRHIHSDAPSPVDR, from the coding sequence ATGAGCGGCGAGCACACCCGCCGCGACCTGCTGCTGGCCGCCGAGCGGCTGTTCGCCGCCGGCGGCATCGACGGCCCCAGCATGCGTGAGATCAGCAAGGCCGCCGGCCAGCTCAACACGAGCGCGCTGCAGTACCACTTCGGCGACCGGCAGGCCGTTCTCGCCGCGATCATCGACCGGCATCACCGGGACATCGAGACCCACCGGCTCGGCCTGCTCGACGCCCTGGAGCTCGACGGGGAACCCCCCGTCGGGCTCCCCGGGAAGATCCCCGGGGAGCCCGACGGGAATCCCGGGCTGCGCGCGCTGGCCGCCGCGCTCGTGCTCCCCCAGGCGGCCCGCCTCGACCACCACGACGGCGGACCCGAGTATCTGCAGATCATCGCCGAGGTGACCGCGCGCCCCGAACACTTCGCCACCAGCTTCGCGACGGCGTCGGCCGCACCGAGCATGGTCCGCTGGCGCGCCCTGGTCACGCCGTTCCTGCCACCCGCCGCGGTGGGCCCGCCGCTGCACCGCCGGTTCGCAGCGATCCGCTTCCTCAACGGGGAGCTGGCCACCCGCGCCCGGGAGCACCACCGCCCGGACCACCGCCTGTTCGCCAGCCACCTCGTCGACCTGGTGACGGCGATCCTCGCCGCCCCGGTCTCGGCGCAGACGAGCCGGCACATCCACTCCGACGCGCCGAGCCCCGTCGACCGGTAG